The following coding sequences lie in one Lysobacter capsici genomic window:
- a CDS encoding DUF2188 domain-containing protein: protein MSKKDIHVVPHPEGWAVKREGADRASSVHDRKADALDAGRDLARKDEVELVIHGQDGKIQDSDSYGNDPHPPRDEKH from the coding sequence ATGTCGAAGAAAGATATCCACGTCGTACCCCATCCCGAAGGCTGGGCCGTCAAGCGCGAAGGCGCCGACCGCGCGAGCTCCGTCCACGACCGCAAAGCCGACGCCCTGGACGCCGGCCGCGACCTCGCCCGCAAGGACGAAGTGGAACTCGTCATCCACGGCCAGGACGGCAAGATCCAGGACAGCGACAGCTATGGGAATGATCCGCATCCGCCGAGGGATGAGAAGCACTAG
- a CDS encoding DUF4062 domain-containing protein, protein MSFPAQAFRILIASPSDVSEERELAVRAIQEWNDLNAAERQIVLLPLRWETHSAPEYGKRPQEVINKQIVDRCDLLIGIFWTRVGSHTGIAESGTIEEIERVASAGKLVMLYFSQGKQDPERIDIEQLSRLREFKKKTFPNALIEQYASPIEFKDKLAKQIEIQLRSILATTADNASVQNDNQPLTDISLNFADADSGVNLGDTAVINSTFIDIEDYSLVPDYMPSPVAEEIEKDPKSGKHQNKLLINAFRTADTNKDYYRQRTAHIALRSYFRPIRFWLKNKGRIGARDIYIDLKLVSNGSPITLIERSKLPSTPPARTKSAFSFDSPPNSLDELAEDSSEWSSHIEVRALQPQRELSPESQLVIGARRSCEVTVTATIFADTLAEPITQHLSLSIDVEHITFKGDDMIQLLTPEPSAED, encoded by the coding sequence ATGTCTTTCCCTGCTCAAGCCTTTCGAATTCTTATCGCATCCCCTTCCGACGTATCTGAAGAACGTGAACTAGCAGTTCGAGCCATACAAGAGTGGAATGATCTAAATGCAGCGGAGCGGCAAATAGTGCTCTTGCCACTCCGATGGGAAACACACTCAGCACCAGAGTACGGCAAGCGCCCACAAGAAGTAATTAACAAACAGATCGTAGACCGTTGCGATCTTCTGATAGGAATTTTTTGGACCCGAGTGGGAAGCCATACTGGAATTGCAGAAAGCGGCACAATCGAAGAAATCGAAAGAGTCGCAAGCGCTGGAAAACTGGTCATGCTGTACTTCTCCCAGGGAAAACAAGATCCGGAAAGAATAGACATAGAACAATTATCAAGACTTCGTGAATTCAAAAAGAAGACCTTTCCAAACGCCCTCATTGAACAGTACGCAAGCCCAATCGAGTTCAAAGACAAACTTGCCAAACAAATCGAAATACAACTCAGATCAATATTAGCAACGACCGCGGATAATGCCAGCGTACAAAACGATAATCAGCCACTTACAGACATTTCGCTAAATTTCGCGGACGCTGATAGCGGCGTGAACTTGGGTGACACGGCCGTCATCAATTCGACATTTATTGACATTGAGGACTACTCTTTAGTTCCGGACTACATGCCGTCACCAGTAGCCGAAGAAATCGAAAAGGACCCTAAATCAGGAAAGCACCAAAACAAATTATTAATTAACGCATTTCGCACCGCTGATACAAATAAAGACTACTACCGTCAAAGAACAGCCCACATTGCGCTTAGATCATATTTTCGTCCCATTCGATTCTGGCTGAAGAACAAAGGGCGCATTGGCGCTCGCGACATATACATAGATCTAAAGCTGGTCTCGAACGGCTCTCCAATAACCCTCATCGAGAGAAGCAAGCTACCATCCACCCCCCCAGCACGGACTAAATCGGCATTTTCGTTTGATTCGCCACCAAACTCACTTGATGAATTGGCAGAAGACTCATCAGAATGGTCGTCGCACATAGAGGTGCGAGCACTTCAACCGCAACGAGAGTTAAGCCCCGAATCTCAGTTAGTCATCGGCGCAAGAAGAAGCTGCGAGGTTACGGTTACAGCCACTATATTTGCAGACACCCTTGCCGAGCCAATCACTCAACATCTATCACTTAGCATTGACGTAGAACATATCACTTTTAAGGGGGATGACATGATTCAGCTTCTGACGCCGGAGCCATCGGCCGAAGATTAG
- a CDS encoding XAC0095 family protein: MRNGHRIPNATPHIYLLPATAHQALTQTRDHLRLLAQLTEPQGEAGPDVVYLSAQALAHCFDRLADDLDRVAEAVDPIAP, encoded by the coding sequence ATGCGAAACGGACACCGCATCCCCAACGCCACACCTCACATCTACCTCCTCCCCGCCACCGCCCACCAAGCCCTAACCCAAACCCGCGACCACCTACGCCTGCTCGCCCAGCTCACCGAGCCCCAGGGCGAAGCCGGCCCCGACGTGGTCTACCTCTCTGCCCAGGCGCTGGCCCATTGTTTCGACCGCTTGGCCGATGACCTGGACCGGGTCGCCGAGGCCGTCGATCCGATCGCGCCGTAG
- a CDS encoding XVIPCD domain-containing protein, which translates to MADPIDPRIESLLVDLKRREQTSDAEVSALRQAIGESPYLAQLIETTLDRGVLQRFTTQSIPGTGGHFTDVGGSLSVSRQTLQGAAKSEEGIDPLVGALAHEAAHAANQQDRLFRAKQFERDLGTRFATDSDVHDPTDIALTLQQRQRWDESYAELHSVNAIVSRIRHLDPQASTKEILERTAPSSLCVVRDAATETFNWAPGIQTKPDGRIAYSPENIEAVARCHFDAPASEAKLGPHGDLDYRNYYAAHTMGRIADQKIEADNAIANPLAGPDPPLHLNLGRLGWDLAKLERDGVSFANHKVDLNFYDTTTGTPVMRNLRDTTADARTVAPPDLAAPATPAEAAQPTRPDPRTPSHPDHALYLQAHKGVAELDASLGRAPDADSERLTASLTVLAKAQGLSRIDHVVLGNGGAGLKPGENIFIVEGRLDDPANRRAHMPTEQAAKTPVEASFDRLVGVNQVLEVERSQQQGRELQVPAQEGMRR; encoded by the coding sequence ATGGCTGACCCCATCGACCCGAGGATCGAGTCGTTACTGGTGGATTTGAAACGGCGCGAGCAGACCTCGGACGCCGAGGTGTCGGCACTGCGCCAAGCGATAGGCGAATCACCTTACCTCGCACAGCTGATCGAAACGACACTGGACCGCGGCGTCCTGCAACGATTCACCACCCAATCCATTCCCGGCACCGGCGGGCATTTCACCGATGTCGGCGGCTCCCTGTCCGTAAGCAGGCAAACCTTACAAGGCGCCGCGAAGAGCGAAGAGGGCATAGACCCATTGGTCGGCGCTTTGGCGCATGAAGCCGCCCACGCCGCCAATCAACAGGATCGTCTATTTCGGGCGAAGCAGTTCGAACGGGACTTGGGTACGCGTTTTGCAACAGACAGCGATGTGCATGATCCCACCGACATCGCCCTTACCTTGCAACAGCGCCAGCGTTGGGACGAGTCGTACGCCGAACTGCATTCGGTCAATGCCATCGTTTCCAGAATCCGGCATCTCGACCCACAAGCGAGCACGAAGGAAATCCTGGAGCGGACCGCGCCATCGAGCCTGTGCGTGGTTCGCGATGCCGCCACCGAAACATTCAATTGGGCGCCCGGCATTCAAACCAAGCCCGACGGCCGCATCGCCTACTCACCGGAAAACATCGAAGCCGTAGCGCGCTGCCATTTCGATGCGCCGGCGAGCGAGGCCAAGCTTGGGCCGCATGGCGATCTGGACTACCGCAACTACTACGCCGCCCACACGATGGGCCGCATCGCCGACCAAAAGATCGAAGCGGACAACGCCATCGCCAACCCGCTCGCTGGCCCCGACCCGCCGCTGCACCTCAACCTCGGTCGCCTGGGCTGGGATTTGGCGAAGCTCGAACGCGACGGCGTCAGCTTCGCCAATCACAAGGTCGACCTGAACTTCTACGACACCACCACCGGCACGCCGGTCATGCGCAACCTGCGCGATACCACCGCGGACGCCAGGACAGTCGCGCCCCCGGACCTCGCCGCGCCGGCAACCCCCGCCGAAGCTGCGCAACCTACAAGGCCCGACCCGCGCACGCCCTCGCATCCCGACCACGCGCTCTACCTGCAAGCGCACAAAGGCGTCGCCGAACTCGATGCATCTCTCGGCCGCGCGCCCGACGCGGACAGCGAACGCCTCACCGCCAGCCTGACCGTCCTGGCGAAAGCGCAGGGCCTGTCACGGATCGACCATGTTGTGCTGGGGAATGGTGGCGCGGGACTTAAACCCGGCGAAAACATCTTCATCGTCGAAGGGCGCCTGGACGACCCGGCGAATCGGCGGGCGCATATGCCGACTGAGCAAGCGGCCAAGACGCCGGTTGAGGCTTCGTTTGATCGGTTGGTGGGGGTGAATCAGGTGTTAGAGGTTGAGCGCAGCCAGCAGCAGGGAAGGGAGCTTCAGGTGCCGGCGCAAGAAGGCATGCGCCGTTGA
- a CDS encoding S1 family peptidase produces the protein MRKFSMSILAVAATMAVSGVAFAADDLAPALKTAMQRDLGLSSTQLTQYLKAEQLAVQQEKTVQAQLGRNFAGAWLERKADGSFGFVAASTSIKNAKAVAGVETRQARHSLTALNAAKGQLDSLLTRSAKVPKGVYSWTVDLPSNSVIVGVAPGAEDAGVDFVARSGLDPSVVRFETLNQAPQRRIAVQGGRGMLRDPGDGYLYACSVGFTVTKGSTPGYATAGHCGDVGEIVYQEAGQWNPGVRVGTFSASSMPSGNQTGPDRGWVKVDTTHTLSPSVYGYGSGDVTVRGSTEAAVGAALCRSGRTSGWHCGAIRSKNMTVSYVDDNGNPDGTVTGLTRTSACAEGGDSGGSFITGAGQAQGVLSGGSGSCSGSQGNNGGGNSYFTPIKAILSAYSLTLRTSP, from the coding sequence ATGCGCAAGTTCAGTATGTCGATCCTCGCTGTCGCCGCCACGATGGCCGTATCCGGCGTGGCCTTCGCCGCCGACGATCTCGCCCCCGCGTTGAAGACGGCCATGCAGCGCGACCTGGGTCTGTCCAGCACGCAGCTCACGCAATACCTCAAGGCCGAACAACTGGCCGTGCAACAGGAAAAAACCGTACAGGCGCAGCTGGGCCGCAACTTCGCCGGCGCGTGGCTCGAGCGCAAGGCCGACGGTTCGTTCGGCTTTGTCGCGGCGAGCACCTCGATCAAGAACGCCAAGGCCGTGGCCGGCGTCGAAACCCGTCAGGCGCGTCACAGCCTCACCGCGCTCAACGCCGCGAAAGGCCAGCTCGACAGCCTGCTCACGCGCAGCGCCAAAGTCCCCAAGGGCGTGTACAGCTGGACGGTGGATCTGCCGAGCAACAGCGTGATCGTCGGCGTCGCACCGGGCGCGGAAGACGCCGGCGTCGACTTCGTCGCGCGCAGCGGCCTGGACCCGAGCGTGGTGCGTTTCGAAACCTTGAACCAGGCCCCGCAGCGCCGCATCGCGGTGCAAGGCGGCCGCGGCATGCTGCGCGATCCCGGCGACGGTTATCTGTATGCCTGCTCGGTCGGCTTCACCGTGACCAAGGGCAGCACCCCGGGCTACGCCACCGCCGGCCATTGCGGCGACGTGGGCGAGATCGTCTACCAGGAAGCCGGCCAGTGGAACCCGGGCGTTCGCGTCGGCACGTTCTCCGCCTCGTCGATGCCGAGCGGCAACCAGACCGGCCCCGATCGCGGCTGGGTCAAGGTCGACACCACCCACACCCTGTCGCCGAGCGTCTACGGCTACGGCAGCGGCGACGTCACCGTGCGCGGCAGCACCGAAGCCGCCGTCGGCGCCGCGCTGTGCCGTTCCGGCCGCACCAGCGGCTGGCATTGCGGCGCCATCCGCAGCAAGAACATGACCGTGTCCTACGTCGACGACAACGGCAACCCCGACGGCACCGTCACCGGCCTGACCCGTACCAGCGCCTGCGCCGAAGGCGGCGACTCCGGCGGTTCGTTCATCACCGGCGCCGGCCAGGCGCAGGGCGTGCTGTCGGGCGGCAGCGGCAGCTGCTCGGGCAGCCAGGGCAACAACGGCGGCGGCAACAGCTACTTCACGCCGATCAAGGCGATTCTCAGCGCGTATTCGTTGACGTTGCGCACCAGCCCGTAA
- a CDS encoding XVIPCD domain-containing protein yields MNATLDRDNAHLRKIAQFESMPEHVQRWVLASPHATQAFSAFFDKGGRFAPNPDNGLPYYTPTTPPTISVDQAQWTQLQAPDAAEYPQRHLFGTLAHEIGHDRFNTGNILFKGGPADDYVQYRAGLEAQAIFTAFPIFKDLEKDPAFAKELPFGSIGYLNGLELGTLYKSWRNGELDDKTVVDRIAAKVPASAYTLGNPPADLNQDGAITHRDAYLRDYQRLIDQRPEMAKPPQAQAQNSVSAPSGLNEPDQLMLDQIRSGTRTALKGTGRSLDGGTLERLSHCLLAECKDGRDRHPGAHDYTYSSNALNRVDHVFTSKDGLNLFAVEGRLGDPAGKFAVVSVEKAIHTPIELSDQKLLAANQNIAQERASIQQQGLGLDLDDPGRGGLMR; encoded by the coding sequence GTGAATGCAACGCTCGACCGCGACAACGCCCATCTCAGGAAGATCGCTCAATTCGAGTCCATGCCCGAACACGTTCAACGGTGGGTGCTGGCGTCGCCACATGCCACACAAGCGTTCTCCGCATTTTTCGATAAGGGTGGGCGCTTCGCTCCCAATCCAGACAATGGACTTCCCTACTACACCCCGACCACCCCGCCCACCATCTCGGTCGATCAGGCCCAATGGACGCAACTGCAAGCACCCGATGCTGCCGAGTATCCGCAACGCCACCTGTTCGGCACATTGGCTCACGAGATAGGCCACGACCGCTTCAACACCGGCAACATCCTGTTCAAAGGCGGCCCCGCCGACGACTACGTGCAGTACCGCGCTGGTCTGGAAGCACAAGCGATCTTCACTGCCTTCCCGATCTTCAAGGACTTGGAGAAAGATCCCGCCTTCGCCAAGGAGCTCCCTTTCGGCTCAATCGGCTACCTCAACGGGCTGGAACTGGGCACGCTGTACAAGTCCTGGCGCAACGGCGAATTGGACGACAAAACCGTCGTCGACCGGATCGCGGCCAAGGTCCCCGCCTCCGCGTACACACTCGGCAACCCACCCGCGGATTTGAATCAAGACGGCGCCATCACCCATCGGGACGCCTATCTGCGCGATTACCAGCGCCTGATCGACCAGCGTCCAGAAATGGCGAAGCCGCCTCAAGCCCAGGCCCAGAATTCCGTGTCGGCGCCCAGCGGCCTCAATGAACCCGATCAGCTGATGCTGGACCAGATCCGCAGCGGCACGCGCACCGCCCTGAAAGGAACCGGGAGGAGCCTCGACGGCGGAACACTTGAGCGCCTGAGCCATTGCCTTCTTGCCGAATGCAAGGACGGCCGAGACCGACATCCCGGAGCGCACGACTATACGTATTCAAGCAATGCCTTGAACCGAGTCGACCACGTATTCACGAGTAAAGATGGTCTAAACCTGTTCGCGGTCGAAGGCCGACTGGGCGATCCGGCCGGAAAGTTCGCCGTGGTGTCGGTCGAGAAAGCGATCCACACGCCCATTGAACTGTCGGATCAGAAACTGCTTGCCGCGAATCAAAACATCGCTCAAGAACGCGCATCGATACAGCAACAGGGTTTGGGGTTGGATCTTGACGATCCAGGTCGAGGCGGGCTGATGCGATAG
- a CDS encoding helix-turn-helix domain-containing protein has translation MPSNTLYTKENEVLSRLIRDMRTAAGLTQASCAEALGKPQSYVSKIEGGSQRIDLLQLRDYCHVCGVSLTVFVRRFESSI, from the coding sequence ATGCCAAGCAACACGCTATACACCAAAGAGAACGAAGTTCTCTCCCGGCTCATTCGCGACATGCGAACCGCCGCCGGCCTCACTCAAGCATCTTGCGCCGAGGCATTGGGTAAGCCGCAGTCCTACGTAAGTAAGATCGAGGGCGGAAGCCAGCGCATCGATCTTCTTCAGCTGCGCGACTACTGTCATGTTTGTGGAGTGTCTTTGACCGTATTCGTTAGACGCTTCGAATCCAGCATCTAG